The proteins below are encoded in one region of Sedimentibacter sp. zth1:
- a CDS encoding Wadjet anti-phage system protein JetD domain-containing protein: MKYEEKILKLLVEKYRKSKKDFGDNKTNRRTQVKPEKLYKKYNANDGDFEEISRLNKMVNELTEKGFVYSDIEIFGTQIQSIYLVDERIQDIEKYLIDKYGYVSKDMQIEQLQALIDCYINASPICEKECVLLSESIDNRRIPKNIEALDDVFKAISFIENNLDDLYIREVSMKVYGDSKFFETVTLQQVCTLLCKYSDRTNEDNELIDEVLVDYHIYKEPQKLCIKGNVVITIFGIEVDVSVFSEGIEFMASDFENIQSVNIRTTKFMTIENRTAYLRYKDDDIVTFYLGGYANRYQREFIKLIYDSNPEKKYLHFGDIDAGGYWIHHNLCEITGIAFDLFCMSSDELKNKEYESCLHGLTENDITRLQELKEMDEYADTVNYMLDHNVKLEQEIISLALMNRK; this comes from the coding sequence GTGAAATACGAGGAGAAGATACTTAAGCTTTTGGTTGAAAAATATCGTAAGAGTAAAAAGGACTTTGGTGATAATAAAACCAATAGAAGAACTCAGGTCAAACCGGAAAAGTTATATAAAAAATATAACGCTAACGATGGTGATTTTGAAGAAATATCAAGACTTAATAAAATGGTAAATGAGTTGACAGAGAAAGGCTTTGTTTATAGTGATATAGAAATCTTTGGAACACAAATACAGAGCATATATCTCGTTGATGAGCGAATTCAGGATATTGAGAAATATCTAATAGATAAGTATGGATATGTGTCGAAAGACATGCAGATTGAGCAGTTGCAAGCTCTGATTGACTGCTACATAAATGCTTCACCTATATGTGAAAAAGAATGCGTACTGTTATCGGAGAGTATAGATAATAGAAGAATTCCAAAGAACATAGAGGCACTTGATGATGTTTTCAAAGCGATTTCGTTTATAGAGAATAATTTGGATGATTTATACATCAGAGAAGTTTCGATGAAAGTTTATGGTGATTCAAAGTTCTTTGAGACTGTAACGTTACAACAGGTGTGTACTTTGTTATGTAAGTATTCAGATAGAACAAATGAAGACAATGAGCTGATTGATGAAGTCCTGGTGGATTATCATATTTATAAAGAGCCTCAGAAACTTTGCATTAAAGGAAACGTGGTTATAACTATTTTTGGCATAGAGGTGGATGTAAGTGTTTTCTCTGAAGGAATAGAGTTCATGGCATCAGATTTTGAAAACATTCAGTCTGTAAATATACGTACTACGAAGTTCATGACTATTGAGAATAGGACAGCATATTTAAGGTACAAGGACGATGATATTGTTACCTTTTATCTTGGAGGTTATGCAAACAGATATCAACGAGAATTTATAAAGCTGATTTATGACTCAAATCCAGAGAAAAAATATTTACATTTTGGAGACATTGATGCAGGCGGTTACTGGATACATCACAATTTGTGTGAGATTACAGGGATTGCTTTTGATTTGTTTTGTATGTCATCTGACGAGCTTAAGAATAAAGAGTATGAGTCTTGTTTACATGGACTAACGGAAAATGATATAACAAGACTTCAGGAATTAAAAGAGATGGATGAATATGCCGATACAGTGAATTATATGTTAGATCACAATGTAAAACTGGAGCAGGAAATAATCAGTTTGGCTTTGATGAATAGGAAGTGA